In Anomaloglossus baeobatrachus isolate aAnoBae1 chromosome 6, aAnoBae1.hap1, whole genome shotgun sequence, the genomic stretch AGGAAGAGGCTAAATCGGGTCACCAAGTGCCTTAAAGACCAGGAGCTTCAAGGACTTTCTGAACACCAGCATCACACTCTGATGCCATCACCTGCTGCCAACCAGAGTTCAGTCTCTTCCTCCAGCAGGCTACTAATGACGTCTGCATCCCCATCGTCCTCCTCTGCACATCCCTCTACCAACACTAGCAGCTCCTCCAAAGAGTCTAGTCCTGGGACAAAGTTCTCCAGCTCCTTCGCCATTGACAGCATTCTGAGTAAACCATTCCACAAAAGAGAGATCAGAGAAGAAGACACTAGGTCATCAAGTGGTAGGATCCTATGGCCTACAGGTGCTTTATTGCACTCTCCTCCTTCAGTCCCTTCTTATCCTCTTCTTTCTTACTCTCCATCATCCACACTGCCTCATTCTCCTTCCATCTTCCCACTTAATCCCCTCAGCAGCGCTGGAGCTTCCTTGCACTTACAACTCTATAGGTATTGCATGCCTGAAGCTCTGTTGCTTTTAGTGGACCCCAGGAATGAAGGACAGCAGCTGTCTGCTGATCCCAGGGAAGATCAGCACCAATCCAGGCGTCCTCCCTCCCAGCATCCACAACTATTCCCGTATCCCAGCTCTGCTAAGTCTTTTTCAGAACACCTGGGAAGTAATGAGATCTTGTGCACCATGCGTTCTCCAGGATCATACCATCCATACCGG encodes the following:
- the FOXQ1 gene encoding forkhead box protein Q1 → MSVEVFPRATYVDKVCSGSSDQEGSMPSPLSSQDDELGSDGDFVANSPTPVLCPMDMDTGSLGGEEEEEEEGEVRAGSDREEDDSEIPLGCRTQTTEGGKAKTYTRRPKPPYSYIALIAMAIRDSASGRLTLAEINDYLMKKFPFFRGQYTGWRNSVRHNLSLNDCFVKVLRDPSRPWGKDNYWMLNPNSEYTFADGVFRRRRKRLNRVTKCLKDQELQGLSEHQHHTLMPSPAANQSSVSSSSRLLMTSASPSSSSAHPSTNTSSSSKESSPGTKFSSSFAIDSILSKPFHKREIREEDTRSSSGRILWPTGALLHSPPSVPSYPLLSYSPSSTLPHSPSIFPLNPLSSAGASLHLQLYRYCMPEALLLLVDPRNEGQQLSADPREDQHQSRRPPSQHPQLFPYPSSAKSFSEHLGSNEILCTMRSPGSYHPYRSETLLA